One window of the Mixophyes fleayi isolate aMixFle1 chromosome 6, aMixFle1.hap1, whole genome shotgun sequence genome contains the following:
- the LOC142160486 gene encoding uncharacterized protein LOC142160486 encodes MAQERRSTRRTGGGPPLRVEYTSYEEELRQIMPREIVEGINVQDTDSPSFAQGVDSPGPQLSPIPTATPPPSVRDSATEEQAGPSSYQAPQVESLQMSPEPDEQTIITLETVDAPVSGFQDVAPGPAEAPAHQQPAPQSMDPAREMAQSIGAFQQQQSVFMESQTHNISQIAAQLRRIHRTNSQIPAAINRLANAWEQSNLQMAQMTGAVEALNSSVREGNANLTRLAGQLQQELIARLPAPFSSATTSTASTPSRSAQSTPPRRGARTRGGPGRGQSGAKHSDMQAKRRR; translated from the exons atggcccaggaaaggaggtccacaagacgcacgggtggtggcccccctcttcgcgttgaatataccagctatgaggaggagctgcggcagataatgccccgtgaaatagtggagggaattaatgtgcaagacacagattcgccctcgtttgcccaaggagttg attcacctggaccacagttgagtcccattcctacagctacacctccaccttcagtcagagattcggccacagaagagcaagcag ggccctcttcataccaggcacctcaggtggagtccctccaaatgtcccctgagccagatgagcaaaccataatcaccctggaaacagtggatgcccctgtgtctggtttccaggatgttgcacctggccctgctgaagccccagcacaccagcagccggcacctcagagtatggacccagcccgtgaaatggcgcagtctattggtgctttccagcagcagcaatcagtcttcatggagagccaaactcacaacatttcccaaattgcggcccagttgaggcggatacaccgcacaaatagccaaattcctgctgcaatcaatcgtctggctaatgcctgggagcaatccaatctgcagatggcccaaatgactggggctgtggaggcattaaattcctccgttcgcgaggggaatgcgaacctgacccggctggcaggccaactgcagcaagaactcattgcccgcttgcctgcacccttttcctcggccaccacaagtaccgctagtacgccaagcagatcggcacagagtactcctccaaggagaggtgctcgcaccaggggtgggccagggagaggacagagtggggcaaaacatagcgatatgcaagcaaaaaggcgtcgctag